In Streptomyces erythrochromogenes, the DNA window ATGTGCTTGTCAATCGCGCGCTGGTTAATGCGGGCCACGATGTCCTCCTGTCTCAGGTACCTCAGCCAAGGGTACGGAGCGGGTCCGACAACGAGCCTTCCGTTTACCGGATGCCGGGGGGGTGCAGTGCGGGTGGACGCCGCCCTTCGTCGGCGGCCGGGGCCGGGATCCTTCCTTGAGTATTTTCTGACGGGCTGCGCGTCTGAGGGGGGACGTGATCAAGTAACTCTCCCTATGTCGGGTCGGGCTGGAGCGGGCTCAGATCGAGCCAGGGCTCACCTTCGCTGGTCTTCGAAAGCAACTACCGTTGTCGAGCCAGGGAGAACTTTCTGCGCTCACGCAGTTCCACGAAGGCGGTCTCGAAGTCTTCAAGGGTGTCGAACGCTTTGTAAACGGACGCGAACCGCAGGTACGCGACCAGGTCGAGCTCCTGCAACGGGCCGAGTATGGCCAGACCCACGTCGTGGGTGGTCAGCTCGGCGCTTCCGGTGGCGCGCACCGCCTCCTCGACCCGCTGGCCGAGCTTGGCGAGGGCGTCCTCGGTGACCGGCCGCCCCTGGCACGCCTTGCGCACGCCGGAGATGACCTTGGTACGGCTGAAGGGCTCGGTCACCCCGCTGCGCTTGATCACCATCAGCGAGGCCGTCTCCACCGTCGTGAAACGACGGGAGCAGTCGGGGCACTGACGGCGCCGACGGATCGACGTGCCGTCGTCCGTAGTGCGGCTGTCGACCACGCGGCTGTCGGGGTGCCTGCAGAAGGGGCAGTGCATGGTTCCCTCACCCTCCTTCTCGGCACGACTGAATCACCCCACAGAGCCCCTCAACGACGGAGAGCGATTTTTGTGATTGTTCGGTTACGCACGGCATGGGACCTGTGGTAGATCTGTGGATCTTCGGATCGTCCGGCCGGAGCATGGCTGACTCAAGGGTCGGTAGCGGGGGTGGGCGTGGTCGATGTGTTGGCGGACTCGGTGGGCGATCCCGAGCACTTCGTTCACCCGATTTTTCAGCTTCGCCCC includes these proteins:
- the nrdR gene encoding transcriptional regulator NrdR, with translation MHCPFCRHPDSRVVDSRTTDDGTSIRRRRQCPDCSRRFTTVETASLMVIKRSGVTEPFSRTKVISGVRKACQGRPVTEDALAKLGQRVEEAVRATGSAELTTHDVGLAILGPLQELDLVAYLRFASVYKAFDTLEDFETAFVELRERRKFSLARQR